The Hymenobacter sp. GOD-10R genome includes a window with the following:
- a CDS encoding TolC family protein, giving the protein MALFTLRLSIISSCLLLLTPLAQAQQQNQLAKPQTVADAPPLSLQDAIRLGLEHNYNIRLSQADQEIARNNVTRGNAGQLPIVDASFTRTYNLNYSRQQTGENAPSVVRGGHSNALIGNAGVTWTIFDGFGMFIAYDRLRALEQSQQHLTRATVEETVENISNAYYDVVRQSGKIKSLEEALVIGQQRIDLTQAQVDVGVSAKVEVLTARVDFNADRSLLIQQQELLSTAKINLNNLLGRTATNDFSPADSIVVERTLNQETILQDIAARNPRLQQARVGVQIANYDRRLIRANRFPQLDLNGNYGINRNINNNAIVITRTNNTITTSVTTNTNRVYGPNYGFTIGLPVFNGFNNRRLEQNARVLEAQSQLVLEQTNLNLGTEAAQAFAQYQNRLQLLQLEEDNITLARQNVAIALERYRLGLLTPLVLREAQLSQIAAATRLLDIRFQAKQAELALRRLSGNLVQESVTQRP; this is encoded by the coding sequence ATGGCCCTTTTTACGCTTCGTCTTAGTATTATTTCCTCTTGCTTGCTCTTACTGACGCCTTTGGCCCAGGCGCAGCAACAAAATCAGTTAGCTAAGCCCCAAACGGTAGCTGATGCACCACCGCTCTCCTTACAAGATGCTATCCGGCTTGGCTTAGAGCACAACTACAATATCCGGCTCTCACAAGCCGACCAGGAAATTGCCCGTAACAATGTGACGCGGGGTAATGCAGGACAACTGCCGATTGTGGATGCTAGCTTCACGCGCACCTACAACCTGAACTATTCGCGCCAGCAAACTGGCGAAAACGCACCTAGTGTGGTACGTGGCGGACACTCCAATGCGCTAATAGGCAATGCCGGCGTGACTTGGACGATCTTCGACGGCTTTGGGATGTTCATTGCTTACGACCGGCTGCGGGCGCTGGAGCAAAGCCAGCAGCACCTCACGCGCGCCACGGTGGAAGAAACCGTAGAAAACATCAGCAATGCCTATTACGATGTGGTTCGTCAGTCAGGCAAGATCAAATCGTTAGAAGAAGCCCTCGTGATTGGTCAGCAGCGTATCGACCTGACGCAGGCGCAAGTAGATGTAGGCGTGAGCGCCAAAGTGGAAGTGCTGACGGCCCGAGTCGACTTCAACGCCGACCGTTCCCTTTTGATCCAACAGCAGGAGCTACTGAGCACGGCAAAAATCAACCTTAATAACCTGCTTGGCCGCACAGCGACAAACGATTTCAGCCCCGCTGACTCTATTGTCGTTGAGCGAACCCTCAATCAGGAGACGATCTTACAAGACATTGCCGCGCGCAACCCGCGCTTGCAGCAAGCGCGGGTGGGCGTGCAAATTGCGAACTACGACCGCCGCCTAATTCGGGCGAACCGCTTTCCGCAGCTCGACCTCAACGGAAACTACGGCATCAACCGCAACATCAACAACAATGCTATTGTAATCACCCGGACCAACAACACGATTACCACGAGCGTTACGACGAACACAAACCGCGTATACGGTCCGAACTACGGTTTCACGATTGGTTTGCCGGTGTTCAATGGCTTCAACAATCGCCGATTAGAGCAAAATGCTCGCGTGCTGGAGGCTCAAAGTCAGTTGGTTCTGGAGCAAACCAACCTCAACCTAGGTACCGAAGCGGCACAGGCTTTTGCTCAATACCAGAACCGGTTGCAGCTGCTCCAACTCGAAGAAGATAACATTACCCTAGCTCGCCAGAACGTAGCCATTGCGCTAGAGCGCTACCGCCTTGGCCTGCTCACGCCCTTGGTGCTCCGCGAGGCGCAGCTCAGCCAGATTGCCGCCGCTACGCGCTTGCTCGATATTCGTTTTCAGGCCAAACAAGCCGAGCTAGCTTTGCGGCGCCTCAGCGGCAATTTGGTCCAGGAAAGCGTCACTCAGCGGCCGTAA
- a CDS encoding zinc dependent phospholipase C family protein yields the protein MVPLLNQRYPGATIEQWKEAKSYAYGGSIIQDMGFYPFGSQLFTNLAHYVRSGDLVRNLLDEAHDRNEYAFALGALAHYVADIKGHSEGTNRAMASVYPELAAKFGNFITYEEAPKQHTQLEFAFDVVQLAAGRYRSDNYHDFIGFQVSKPVLERAFYKTYGLELGQVVFNVDLSVGSFRFAVQQLIPTAARAAWHAERKQIRKLDPRARRRDYVYHQSPRQFRREYGVTYEKPGFGARAASKLIGILPKIGPLKPFAFRLPTPEAQKFFKQSFADVMENYCKALQREQNATAKGNSPELPNYDFDTGHATKVGEYPLADETYGELVRKLAEHNFENIKPELRKNILSFFEDAKPPAAEDEKQANTVRETQKALNSLRRLHVPAGG from the coding sequence TTGGTACCCTTACTAAATCAACGCTACCCCGGCGCCACTATAGAGCAGTGGAAAGAAGCCAAATCGTACGCGTATGGCGGTTCTATTATCCAGGACATGGGGTTTTACCCTTTTGGCTCCCAGTTATTTACGAACCTAGCTCATTATGTGCGCAGTGGCGACTTGGTGCGTAACCTGCTCGATGAGGCGCACGACCGGAATGAGTACGCTTTTGCCCTCGGGGCACTGGCGCACTACGTAGCCGATATCAAGGGCCACTCCGAAGGAACCAACCGGGCGATGGCGTCGGTGTATCCTGAACTGGCAGCCAAGTTTGGAAATTTCATCACGTATGAGGAAGCGCCTAAGCAGCATACGCAGCTGGAGTTTGCTTTTGACGTGGTACAGCTCGCGGCTGGCCGCTACCGTTCCGATAACTACCATGATTTCATTGGCTTTCAGGTAAGCAAGCCAGTGCTCGAGAGAGCTTTTTACAAGACGTATGGCTTGGAGCTAGGTCAAGTTGTTTTCAACGTTGACTTGTCGGTAGGAAGTTTTCGCTTTGCGGTGCAGCAACTTATTCCGACGGCCGCCCGCGCCGCTTGGCATGCTGAACGCAAGCAAATTCGTAAGCTAGACCCACGGGCCCGTCGGCGCGACTACGTGTACCATCAAAGTCCGCGGCAGTTTCGTCGCGAATACGGTGTGACCTACGAAAAGCCGGGTTTTGGCGCACGTGCCGCCTCAAAACTCATCGGGATTCTGCCGAAGATTGGCCCGTTGAAGCCCTTTGCTTTTCGGTTGCCCACGCCTGAAGCGCAAAAGTTTTTCAAGCAAAGCTTTGCCGACGTGATGGAAAACTATTGCAAGGCCCTACAGCGCGAACAAAATGCTACGGCCAAGGGCAATTCACCGGAGCTGCCAAACTACGATTTCGACACCGGGCACGCGACCAAAGTAGGGGAGTACCCATTGGCTGACGAAACCTATGGTGAGCTAGTGCGCAAGCTAGCTGAGCACAACTTTGAGAACATAAAGCCTGAGTTGCGCAAGAATATTCTGAGCTTCTTCGAAGATGCAAAGCCCCCAGCTGCGGAAGACGAGAAGCAAGCTAACACCGTCCGTGAGACCCAGAAAGCGCTCAATTCCTTACGCAGGCTGCACGTACCGGCCGGCGGTTGA
- a CDS encoding RNA polymerase sigma factor has protein sequence MSTTEETLLLWESFKQGDWNAYTQLYNLHFKLLTNYGYKFTKDISFIEDAVQDLFIKLWTNKENLGSPLSVRNYLYKALRSILFRKMQARSRFTEIQDKDPLPFEVSFDQVLIKTEEERELSIKIKSAVNALPARQQEIVFLRFYEGFSYLEIADIMEITIASTYKLLYKALNSIEFIFATSTPNNKPI, from the coding sequence ATGTCTACCACCGAAGAAACTTTATTACTGTGGGAGTCATTCAAACAAGGCGACTGGAATGCGTATACCCAATTGTATAATTTGCATTTCAAGCTATTAACCAACTATGGCTATAAATTTACAAAAGATATTAGCTTCATTGAAGACGCTGTACAAGATCTATTCATAAAGCTGTGGACAAATAAAGAAAACCTAGGCAGCCCTTTATCAGTTAGAAATTATCTATACAAAGCGCTCCGCAGCATTCTTTTCAGAAAGATGCAGGCAAGATCTCGATTTACAGAAATCCAAGACAAAGACCCCTTACCTTTTGAAGTATCATTCGATCAAGTATTGATTAAAACCGAAGAAGAAAGAGAACTGAGCATAAAAATTAAGTCCGCAGTAAACGCTTTACCAGCCAGACAGCAAGAGATAGTTTTCTTACGGTTTTACGAGGGATTTAGCTATCTTGAAATTGCTGATATTATGGAAATCACAATAGCTTCTACTTACAAACTATTATATAAAGCATTAAACTCTATAGAATTTATTTTCGCTACTTCTACACCCAATAATAAACCAATATAA
- a CDS encoding FecR family protein yields the protein MDFSKYASFTAKDFLEDDDFINGVLNPTDESVRFWKQVAERYPNQREAIAQATSVIRGYRAQDTFTNESRQAELWKRIEAEVGPISAQPRVIQLPTRRIPALLRIAAAVLPLGLGSLFFWYNQEQHVETAFGEIKTVEMPDGTQVLLNGNSSLTYQRGWGKNSREVWLKGEGFFQVTHLNKDSTHIKPGEHFVVHCNDLNIEVLGTTFNVSNRHAKVDVGLVTGKIKLTTAVATKSAASVVLAPGDYVEYAAKTISAKKKLDHPEDLMTWSKHQFIFKDEKLDNILKVLEDTYGYHIEYSKTTSRELRIEGEINVTGVQELLQTISASLHVSIYQNGKQIIVN from the coding sequence ATGGATTTCAGCAAATACGCTTCGTTTACAGCCAAAGACTTTCTGGAAGATGATGACTTCATCAATGGGGTGCTCAACCCTACTGATGAGTCTGTTCGCTTTTGGAAGCAGGTAGCCGAGCGCTATCCGAATCAACGAGAGGCTATTGCGCAAGCAACCAGCGTTATCCGAGGCTATCGGGCGCAGGACACCTTCACAAATGAGAGCCGTCAGGCGGAGCTTTGGAAGCGCATCGAGGCTGAGGTGGGGCCGATATCCGCGCAACCCAGGGTTATTCAATTGCCAACCCGCCGCATACCGGCTCTGCTACGAATTGCGGCCGCGGTGTTACCCCTCGGCCTAGGTTCCCTCTTTTTCTGGTACAACCAAGAGCAGCATGTTGAAACGGCCTTCGGGGAAATAAAAACCGTCGAGATGCCCGATGGTACCCAGGTGCTGTTGAATGGCAATTCGTCGCTGACGTACCAGCGAGGCTGGGGCAAAAACTCTCGGGAAGTATGGCTGAAGGGCGAAGGTTTTTTTCAGGTGACGCACCTAAACAAAGATTCAACTCATATTAAACCCGGTGAGCATTTTGTCGTGCATTGCAACGACCTCAATATTGAGGTATTAGGCACAACCTTTAACGTAAGTAACCGCCACGCGAAGGTTGACGTGGGATTAGTGACTGGCAAAATCAAATTAACTACTGCTGTAGCTACTAAATCAGCCGCCTCCGTGGTGCTAGCTCCGGGAGACTATGTAGAATACGCAGCTAAAACTATCTCTGCAAAGAAGAAGCTAGATCATCCCGAAGACCTAATGACTTGGTCTAAACACCAATTTATTTTCAAAGATGAAAAGTTAGATAACATTCTGAAAGTATTGGAAGATACTTATGGATACCATATTGAATATTCTAAAACTACTAGCCGAGAACTAAGAATTGAAGGCGAAATAAACGTCACAGGGGTTCAAGAACTCTTGCAGACTATTTCGGCCTCCTTACACGTGAGTATTTACCAGAATGGAAAGCAGATAATTGTCAACTAA